Below is a genomic region from Astatotilapia calliptera chromosome 13, fAstCal1.2, whole genome shotgun sequence.
GCACTAAGAAAAACgcagcaaaagcacacaaaacacaacggaaataggaaaaaacagatttccaaaagcacaagggaagtgtttctggaaccgtcagtggttgttgatcaatggtcatgagaatttgcataattaagactaaggaactggcctcccagcccattgttccctcagtgggctggtttcagtcatcatgcaaatgtactgtttataagattgaaacctgcagtcagctgagactaaagaagtcacctggatgagtgaccaaacgtttctcccacaaaacgctgcgtccagatgaacagaatcaacttttggagatttactttcctggatgattgagcatgcatcaagatactttaataaatgtttgatGGCTAGGTGTGCAGTTCCTGCTTTAAtgcatgtttgtattttcttctatttgatctaaaaaagctcctaaaacagtcagtgatcactgttgacctccctcggcttttattacctctaatcatttatttaagctcagtttttaaaaccttaggatgtagctacagcccagcccatgcagcagtatatgaatgactaacctcgtagtcattcatatactgctatTAAAGTGTCTTGTGCCTCACTACGGCACAAGACActttaacacccactcacacaatGTACACTCTCAGATTTTCTTATATTTccagattgttttattttattttagttacttAATCTATAGAATCCACTCACTTACTATAATGTCCTCCTTGTATATGTTCACTTACTGTATATAATGTTCTCTTTTTGCACCGTCGAGGAGCATTGTGTTGTACTCGTATAACtactcatgtgacaaataaagaatcttgGGTCTTGAATGAAGCTGACTAACATGAGGAAATCTCTCTTCTAACATGTTTATGGTCAGCGATAAAACTTTAAATTGGAAATGCTCACACAAAGCAGAGTTTTTCTGCAAATCGAAGCATTTTATTCCAGTAaagtggaaattaaagaaatctATGAAAGTCAGAGTGGTACGGCTCATCAGGACCGAACAATGaacaatcattttaaaaacatgaaataattaAAGATAAATAATTACTTTCTAATTACTTTCTAAACACGATCTGTATAAGAGTTGCAGGAAGAAAGGACACTTCAGGCAAGAATCATTTTTCAAAGGTGAGTTTTAAATGCaaagttcaaagaaataaaaaatcatggaaaataTTGAACCCTGAAGGCActtcacagaaaatataaataaagacagagatgAAAAAAACAGTCTGACATAAGAAAGTCAGACATATAAAACCACAGACCTGAGGGGGCGAAACTAACTCGGCGCTACGAACACGAAGGAcggaaaactgacaaaaacaggaagtgaaaacatCAAAGGTGCAGAAAACACAAATCACCATAATGAGTAATGATGAAAGAGGAACTAATATATCAATGACAAGTGCAGACAAGGGAGATACAAAAACtctaaaaaagacaagaaatgatttaaagaaaaactacaaacatgGCCGACCATGATGATCATTAGTGTGGAAATAAAGCAGAAACGTTTTACAAGCTAACAAACATCAACTTTGGTTTAAGGAGAGCAGACAGGCTTTAATCTTCATCAGGAAATCAAAGCAGATACTCGACTTTAaactgcatcatcatcatcatcacttttACTGCATTTACAGACGTGGAGCGTCTCTCGTTTCTGCCTCAACAGGTGGACGACCACAAAGACCCCCGCGACCCCAGAGGTCACAGCGCCTAAACTCCATTTGTAATCTGGGCCTTTGTTAGCGGTTCACTCTCTGTATCGTCACTGACCGTCATCggtgatgatgaagatggaaaGGAAGGCATTTGGAAGAGTGGGTTAGGGAGAGGTTTGCTGTCTCTCGCACTCACTCGATTCTTCATCCTGCAGGAGAAAGTTGGGACACGCTGTGTTTCCTCATTATTGATGATCTCCATGTTCGTTCCTGACTGCTTCCACTCTCCGTCTCCGATCTTCCAGGAATACTCGACAGGCCCAGCAGCGCTGACGTCTCCGTCACAGCTCAGTGTGCAGCTCTCTGAGTTTGAGTTACACAACAGCGGCCTCACACTCACCACAGGCCGAGGCACTGCTTTAATCCTCACAGCCTGATGAACCCGACTCTGGACCTGGTTGTTGAGCTCCACTGAATACACTCCAGTGTCCGCTGCAGTCATGTCCCTGATCTCCAACACTCCTGTGTCAGTGTTCAGAGTGGTTCGGCCTTTAAACGAGATGTGATCTCTCAGCTCAATCAAGTCTTTCACCCACTCAGCCAGCAGGTATTCATCACAATACCACACGATGCTGGTGATCTTTTCAGAAACCGGCTGAGGGCTGAGCTGAAGCGTGTCACCATCCTCAAAGTACTTCTTTACAATCTGATCCTGAGAGAAGCTGGATGCAGCCAAGAGCAGCACAGCCAGGAGCCAGAAACCAGCCGAGAGCTTCATGTTCACAGATCAGTGCAGGAGTGACAGCAAACCACGTGTCAGAGGTCTCAAACCCTTTTCCTCTTCCGTACAGCCTGTGGTTTCCTACACTGAGCGCAGTCTCAGTCTTTGCTGATTCCAGGATGTTCCTCCCACAGTTTTGCCAAAATGACCCAAATGCAGCGAGCAGACAAAGTAAACACAACGAAGTTTTAATTAAAGTGAATCTAAAAGATCCTGAACAAACTCCTGAacagacaacaacaaacaaaagaagtaAACAAAGAGCAAAGCACAACAGGAAGTGACTAAACAGCAGAGCACAGAACCAAAGACAACAACTTAATGATGAGAGATAAGAAGACACCAGGAAGGCCAATGAAGGACATGCAAGAAGTCTAAACACAATACTCTCTGTTAGAGAACTCCCAGTAATCAGTTAGATATGTGTGTATGATGACATATGGATACATATGAAGATTACTGTTAATCTAGAATAATCATAGAAACAAATGATAACAAAACTCAGTCTAAACAAACTCCAAACTCTCCAGAAGTTTATCAACAACTTCATGTCtaattaatttatgtttttgctttaaactcCAAATAAAGATAGAAAACATCACATATCTGTGACGTGGTAGCCAAACACATCTACATTAGATATAACTGAGAGTCTGATCACCAGCCAGGCAGCTGCTGCTGGTCGCTGCTCATTATTGTTTCAGAGCCAGAGTGATTATTCTGAGCAACACCCGCTCAGCAGCTTTCCTGGAGCTGTCAGCAGAGTGCAGGCGTCAACTTTAACTCGGGTTTGATGTTTCTGGTCGAGACAAAGTTTCATCATCAAGTTCGTCGTcacttcctcctctcctttaGCAGCTGTCTCCATCACTCAGAGCTTCTCTGAAGTTCACTCGTTTGCTGACCCGGTGATCAGGATGTCCTCTCCTTACACCGACTCACTGCTTTATCATCCAAtccaataatatatataatccAATCTGTGCAAATGATTCCAATAATGCTGAGACAGTCGGGGGGGGGGACCCTGAGGACAGCGCGCTCTCAGAATCACTCAAGTCAAATCTAACAGGTGATATTTAGTTTATTTCAGAGTTTTATTTGTTCCAGTTTGGCTGAAACTAAAGTTGTTTCATTCGGCCAAATatagaaagaggaaacaaactTACGCCGACCAGCACGAGGAAATCTCTCTTATAACGTGTTTGCCTTTACTGATAAAACTCGCTGAAGTCTTGGAAAGCTGCTGCCTTTTCTCACTTCCATGTGAAACAGTTACTGTGACTATTAACAGTAACTCATCTATCAGTCAGACGTGGCAAAAGCACAGACATCCTGTATCTAAGTAGAAGTATAGATAATACCATTAATAAATTCTCCAGCaaaagttgaagtactgattAAACTTCTTTACTCGAGTAgttaaaaagtacaggctctgaaatgtacttaaagtaaaaagtagctctTTGGACGTTTCTACCATCTATCtttgtgcaaagctaactgTTAActattaattataataataatataatattaagagatggtaaatggactgattcttatacagcgcttttctcctctcctggagtactcaaagcgctctatacaacatgcctcattcacccacaacctaaactacattcacactccgatggacgCATCGGAGGGCAGCTCGGGTtagtatcttgtccaaggatatttggcatgcagactgggggagccaaggatcgaaccaccaaccttccgatcagtagctgatctgcaCGACCACCTGAGCCACCCAGAGATCGAGATACAACTTTTATTTCAGTCTAAATTTTAATTCTAATAAAGGAGCTGAGCATGAACCGGTTAAGTAGAAcatgaggagagagaaaaaaggattATAAAACATATCTTGTTTTTCTGACTTTACCTCTAAACAGGAAAGTGGGTACAGCCAGAGATTAAAATGGGCGTCtatcacagtgcagcaaactaacctgttcATCCTGCAGAGGATTTTATGTAAGCGGTAAATAACACAGCTGCtctacctcagtttgatctgcatgtttcagaaaaagaaaaaaatactgtcaCGTGTACAAACAAAACATGAGGATTTACATGTGAGCTTTATATGAGCAGTCCTTCGCTTTAACTCTTCTTCCGACGATATGAAGAGCGGACAATGGACTGAATACAGTCCATTGTCCCCCAAAGTCATGTCCCTGATCTCCAACACTCCTGTGCCAGTGTTCAGAGTGGTTCCGACTTTAAACTTGCTGTAATATGTCAGATCAATCAAGCCTTTCTCCCACTCAGCCAGCAGGTTTTTATCGTATTTCCACACGATGCTGTAGATCAGTCCAGAGACCTGTTGAGGGTTGAGGACCACAGTGTCACCAACCTTGAAGTACTTCTCTACAGTCTGAGCCTGAGAGAAGCTGGATGCAGCCAAGAGCAGCACAGCCAGGAGCCGGAAACCAGCCGATGTCTCCATGTTCACAGATCAGTGCAGGAGTGACAAAAACCACGTTTCAGAGGTCTTAAAACTGTTTCCTTTTTGAACATCCTGTGGTTGCAGCacaaatatgttaaatatgttaataCGTTAACATTTCTGttctgcagtgttagtcagtgagtgactggctgctccagtatgggatcagaacgatgccaccttatcccacagtccagccaatgatgggATTCACATTCTATACGCAGCTAATCCACGTGGTTGACAGGCtgtgacagcgtccttatgtgccgacaccggtgttgatgtggagtgaagccacgttaatgacaacgtgtacaaccattggagatgtgagcaggacagacggaacaactgacggaaacagtgtggactttataccagtttttaaattgtgttgatcggccacgtaaaaccagagttatgataaaatatctgcagtgtttggttttcttcctgaatactgtcgttgtttatatttactgcaggaagaaacggtaaaaacggcgttttataaggaaaacgctcgaaatcactccgcctgtgagcaaagacAGCCCCCCTccagcctttcctattggtcgaaaaatgtaccatgtggaccaatcaaaacatgatatggcaacatggcatttagatgtttagggagggggaagttttaggagtgacagcggtgttttgagatgtgagagatttgcgacgtttagcacaaatcttgtgtagtgagtgtgtagttagtgtgtagttttgttgtgtgtcagaacaatgaggcgactgctgagtgttacaggtgttacagcagtgacacatctgctgctgtcaggcctgcaggtatcaggctgttgttctccttcatctcatagtggacagaaattattttttggagcggcacaaataatttgtgtggcatcagatttgatgcagaacagctgattgttctgtaaatagtttgaaatgtttgtttaaaaaaacgccttggctgcatttttaggtaaacagctgcaaaaaactttgtttgcataactcagttacttttttgaagaagtaactatatagtTAATTTCCcagcattggtcattatttactgtattttgcagacagagagttacagactctctcccagactcagactcatcatacaagtcagagctttattggAGTTCAGgttatttttccttccaatagtgttaacatgctgcaggtcatgaacaagatttgtttacattttcattgtaagtgggctaaagcagttaattaaaagtcgtctaacataaatgctgtaatttgattattttaataaacatgtgacttggatggattcgatgctgccgtgaccacagtgcacacgtctgctgtcgctcacagtggaccacgggacgctcagggagtttgtgtgttcgctcagacaagAAGAATTTGAGGGAGCATTGTTCACACCTCGTACATGTCCTGCTCCACCTTCACATGTTTCTCTGCTCTGCTCATCACTGTTCTTGACAGTCAGTACCAGTACACTTCTTCTCCATTGCTCAGGCATCCTCTCATTCTGCAGGATTGTGTTAAGCAGTCCGGTTAAAAAGTCTCTTTTCTAGACATCTCTGCACCTGCACAGGTTTCCATGTTTTTTCATCCTCTTCATAGCTGCCCTCACTTGCTTCTTACTAATCCTTACAGTTAATGTTTCCCTCCAGTATCGTCACTGCAAACTGCTGCAGTCTAAAGATTTAAGCCATTGCCTGCCTTGCCTGGTGACGAGCAGTGCCACTGAGTGACAGCGAGGTGCACAGTCTGCACCTCTGTAACCTCACAGCTGGGCGTCATTCGTGCTCCTAGTGAGATACGGCTTAGAGAGCAAAGCCGAGTGCAGCTGAGAGCAGCAGTGCCAGGAGCTGAAAGGCAGCCGACGTGTTCACAGATCAGTgcagaagaaacagaaaagtctCTCTTCAGAGATCTTaaagcttttcttcttttgaacACTTTGTGGTTTCCTTCAGTGAGTGTGGTGAGCTTATGGTGAAAGCAATGAAAAAGGAAGTCGGCCCTATTGAAGCAGCGTGTTCACATCCACAGACGTCACACTTTGTGATTTCTTCAGATGCCGTCTGGATCTCATTGTTTGGTCTTTAAAGAACTACAGCTCCCAGATTactctgctgcttctgtttgaTTGCTTTTAAGACCCTGATATGTTAGTAGTCGTCTTTACTCGCTTAGCCAGGTGCAGGTGGTTCGGCTGAGATCAGCTGTTCTGTCTCACAGTATAAGACTCTTACTGTAGACTCtactatttttattctttatcatgctgctgtaacacaaCAACTTTACTTATGGGATCAATAAAGAATCTGTTTATCTAGAAAATACACTCTTAGTGAGCAGAATTATATTCATTCCTATTAAAATgaagctaacacagagagaactgGCGTATGCTGGGTTtaacactgtgacatcataGCAACAAGGTCTGTAGTTCGAATCTTAGCCGGACTGGAACAGGTCGCAGTGTCTCCTCAGGTGAACTCCACTGCTGTACTTCCACAAAGTAAAAGTCACAGTTTGATCATGAAACATGTAAACACTCAAATTCTGATTTGCTTATGGGAAATATTCAGCTAACAGTATCTCAGTGCATCTGCAGCAATCAGCTCTGCAGGTCAGACTTTAAAACCTCACCCTAATGTCAGATCGTGCAGCTGGTTTCGTTCTGCACTCACAGTCAGCGGCCCCATTTCTCGTAGTTTGCTGTGAGCTGATTAATGTCTCTGCTGCAGTCCCGTTTGAAACGAAATGTAACGCTTTTTTATTCATGTCACTGTGCATGTCAGTGTACAACCTGTTCTGTGGACATTTATTCAgttgtattatatttatataaccaggcgcttcatattgtaagTTGAAGCATTTAACCCGAGGAAATCAGCGCCCAGTTCAAAATGGTCATTTTCATCCAGCGTCCAGTCAGAGCCCGCCTACGTCTCCTTACATGCCCTGTGGTGTGTCATTTGTGTCCAAGCAGAAAACCATCCAACATACGATTAACatgttaaactgtttaaatctcAGCTCTGTGCAGAGAACGTCCACCTCTGTCACAAAAATGGAGCCAGACTGAAACTCTGAAGCTTCAGCAGATGCTCAACATCTTTGTCTGGCTCATACAAAAACCCACAGCAGTGTTTGAATAAACCAGTGCTTGGACTGGAAAGAGCAAACCTGCACACTGACAGCAGGTCTGAGAGCTTTATTTACAGGATATGTAGGAAAGACCAACACAGGTAACTACAGGAGCTCTGCCAGCCAGGAAACAGGAGTTAGTGGCGAGTGCTTTACACTGACCTTGGTGAAGAGGTTTGTTTTGACGTCTCGCTTGACTGTCTGATCTTCTTCCATTGACCTGTGGACTGGTGCTGCTGAGCAGGAAAGCAGCAGAGAGCGTGCaggctgtggacaggtaacAACCAGGTGCTGGGTCCTTCAGCCACAAACAAAGAACGACCCCAACACACAGTAAAGGCATAAAAGAGCCAATTACCACCACAGAGGCTGACTTTAAATACTGCTCACTGACAGGAGATGAGACTGAAGCTCCGCCCAGCAAGAACAGCCGGCCCACAGCTCGACCTGAGAGAAAACAGACAGcgagaaggaaagaaaacccAGACGGCCGGGACCGTGACAAAACAGGAAAGAGTTTCAAATGTAAGACAGTGCAGCCAGAGATGTTGAACAAGACAAGATTTTAATGTTACTTTGAGTTCAACCTTACaaggaaatcaaagaaaacagaaacagatcaaataaaaataagaatgacGGGtagataaatacatttaaagctaTAAATACACCGAAGTAGACAGTGAAGCAAAGAAAtcccaaagaaaaaagaactacaAACATGGACGACCGCACCAGTCTGAAGTGCAGAACAGTTTTACAAAGCAAAGGAATGAGCTGCCCTTTGACGGGCTTCAGTCTTCATCAGGACTTAAAGTGCATTTTCATCGCTGtcagcagtttttcttttacagtttctgaaacaaaaagcagacaaacacCGCAACCACCGCCAGGACGGCAGCGCCTACAAGAGTGAGGATCCACCATCTGTAGTCCAGATTTCCGTCCTGGTGAAACGGGTTGGTGATGGATTCGCTGCGTCGCTCACTCACTGGGTTCTTCATCCTGCAGGAAAACATCTTCACACACTGTGTTTCCTCAGAATTGATGATCTCCATGATTTTCCCCGACTGTTCCCACTCTCCATCTCCGATCTTCCAGAAATACTCGACAGGTTCGGCCTCTTTAACGTCTCCGTCACAGCTCAGTGTGCAGTTCTCCAAACTCGAGCCACACATCGGCGGCCTCACCGTGACCTCAGGCTGGGGCACTTCTCTGATCCTCACGGCCTGATGAGTCTGACTCTGGGGCTGGTTGTTGATCTCCACCGAATACACCCCAGTGTCAGCTGCAGTCATGTTCCTGATCTCCAACACTCCCGTGTTCGTGTTCACCTCTGATCGGCCTCCAAACCTGCCGTAATATGTCAGGGGAATCACATCTTCCACCCATTCGGCCAACAGTTCTCCGTCCCACTTCCACACGACGCTGGTGATGCGAGCAGAGACCGAGGCAGGTTTGAGGACCAGCGTGCCGCCAAGCTTGAAGTACGAGTGTATAATCCGGGCCTGAGCGAACCTCACTGCGGCTGAGAGCAGCACTGCCAGCAGCAGAAAGCCAGCTGATGGCTTCATGTTCTCAGATCGGTAcagaagtgaaagaaaaaaattggcagagatctttttcctcttttctgcgCTGGCAGTGATTCCCTGCAGGGAGTGCGGTGAATCTTGTCATGAAACCATTTGTGAAAAGGAAGTCAGTTCCCTGTGTGGTCGCACTGAACTGGCATGTTCTCATCCCAGTGCGTCACACGCTGACATTTTGTCAGTAAAATCCTCCTGATGCTTACAACCATGTGAACGACTTTGACGGTCAGCTGCTTCGCCCTGATGCAGCACAAATACACCACAGTTTGTGCTGGTTGGTGGCAGGTTGCATCCAGTGAGTCACGACCCCATGGCTGGTCACAACCATGGGTTACAGCAGAACTCTGGAaagagttttcttcttcttcacctgCAGGATCCACATGTTGGTGGTGCACATTTGTCTTCCTCATAGCTGCTTCTCACACCGATTGGGTGGCGGCGCTTGTTGCCTGTGGGACGCCCTTAAATTATCCCAAATGAAAGACTAATAGCCTGATTTTAATGGCCAACCATTTTGGGTGACGTGCAGCTGGGGTCTGTTAACCTGCTTGGTCTGAGTGCAGCCTTTGAAACTACATCTCATAACATCTTAGAGCAGACGAGCTTCAAGTGGAATTATTGACACACCCTTAAACTGGTTTAAATCTTATCTCTCGTACCAAACTCGGCTCATTCGCTTAAAAAGTCAAATTCCCGTCATTTCCAGTTACTTCCAGCATTCGCTGAGGATCTGTCTTGTACGGAGCCCCacaggggacatgggaggaaaaaaattaagacggacttttgcgagatctcgcaaaacaaacttaggatctcgcaaaacttttgcaagatctcgcaaaagttttagccgcattcttcggacgCCGGCttgaagccgaccgggaggtcgaggcacgatgtgccgggaaagcggtgttcctcctggctgtagtaggtctcgacctcccgttagctcgaagctaacgggaggtcgaaggccaaagaatgcggctaaaacttttgcgagatcccgagtttgttttgcgagatcccgcaaaacttttgcgagatctcgcaaaagtccgtcttaattttttttctcccatgtcccctgtgGGGCTCTGAAGTCTTGGAGTCTCTCCAGTGTGTAAATCTGTGTATCTACTTCCTCTTGGTCATATTTTCTATAGTAAGTATTTCCactgacagagacacagaagaCACAAAacctctttaaaaacaaacaagaaatgatccaaaaaaaactacaaacatgGCGGACCATGATGATGTAAGCAGTTTTTCAAAGCTAAATGAAGTAAAGCCGcatgacagagacagaaaactaaccatcagagtaaaacaggaagtgaataaaatgaataaagttATCAGACACAGCAGGTTGAGAAACACTGAGCGCATAAACTGAACTCTGTAACTGTGACTAACACATTTCAGATGCTGATGTGACTTTCAGGCGACCGCCTTTTAAGGTGGTATGCATCTCCAGAATacacagcacagacacacaggagaAGTTTGAACGTTTAGCGTATGAGAGTTAATGCAAACTTCACCGAGTCCTCCCCTCACATGTTTACAGCTGAGCCCTGCATGTTTCTGCGCCTCAGTAATAGACAACGGGTATTTTAATGCAGAGCAGGAACATGCATGTGAGCACAAAGCGACTTTCGTGGAGTCTTTCTTTCGGTCTTCTGTAGATCAGAGATCCTATACGCCTGAGTCTCGGTCCTCAGACCCCACACAGTCCAGGCAACGTCCAACAGAGTTTGTTATTGCATGAAAGACATTGATCCTCCCGCAGCTCCGGCTCATTGATCTGAACTGCTTCGCTGTTTTCAGAGAGAAAATCAAAGTGTTTCTGATATGAGAACGAAGTGTTTTGTTGGTAGCTGAAGAGGCTTTTTGGGCTCTGGGAGGCTGAGATCTGAATTCTGGAGCTCAGGACTCACTCAGAGAGGCTGCGCAGTCATAAATGAGCCTCTGCTGTAAACCTGGAGTCTGTGTGATAGCTGAGCTGTGGCAGTATCATCTATCATCAGCAG
It encodes:
- the LOC113035017 gene encoding uncharacterized protein LOC113035017 is translated as METSAGFRLLAVLLLAASSFSQAQTVEKYFKVGDTVVLNPQQVSGLIYSIVWKYDKNLLAEWEKGLIDLTYYSKDHISFKGRTTLNTDTGVLEIRDMTAADTGVYSVELNNQVQSRVHQAVRIKAVPRPVVSVRPLLCNSNSESCTLSCDGDVSAAGPVEYSWKIGDGEWKQSGTNMEIINNEETQRVPTFSCRMKNRVSARDSKPLPNPLFQMPSFPSSSSPMTVSDDTESEPLTKAQITNGV
- the LOC113035506 gene encoding uncharacterized protein LOC113035506, which translates into the protein MKPSAGFLLLAVLLSAAVRFAQARIIHSYFKLGGTLVLKPASVSARITSVVWKWDGELLAEWVEDVIPLTYYGRFGGRSEVNTNTGVLEIRNMTAADTGVYSVEINNQPQSQTHQAVRIREVPQPEVTVRPPMCGSSLENCTLSCDGDVKEAEPVEYFWKIGDGEWEQSGKIMEIINSEETQCVKMFSCRMKNPVSERRSESITNPFHQDGNLDYRWWILTLVGAAVLAVVAVFVCFLFQKL